From the genome of Edaphobacter dinghuensis, one region includes:
- a CDS encoding VOC family protein has product MKLYTHLNFGGRCEEAFLFYEKHLDAKITMMMKQNQLPSQDKVPQGMGNAVVHARIDIAGVELIGNDVPPNYFQPIRSSYLYLTLDSTESADNIWKILADGGEVTMPIAETFFATRFGQLRDKFGVLWSIIHPKQM; this is encoded by the coding sequence ATGAAGCTCTACACACACCTGAACTTTGGCGGAAGATGCGAAGAAGCGTTTCTGTTTTACGAGAAACATCTTGACGCAAAGATCACCATGATGATGAAGCAGAATCAATTGCCCTCGCAAGATAAAGTGCCGCAGGGAATGGGAAATGCAGTGGTCCATGCCCGCATCGATATAGCGGGCGTGGAACTGATCGGTAACGACGTTCCGCCAAACTACTTCCAGCCTATCCGCAGCTCGTATCTGTATCTCACGCTCGACTCAACAGAGAGTGCAGACAATATCTGGAAAATCCTTGCGGATGGCGGCGAAGTCACGATGCCAATCGCAGAGACGTTTTTCGCGACACGTTTTGGACAGCTCCGCGACAAGTTCGGAGTGCTGTGGTCCATTATTCATCCAAAGCAAATGTAG
- a CDS encoding VOC family protein yields the protein MQMNVHLNFQGNCAEAFDFYKKIFGAKDAFAMKYGEAPQGMPIPPNWKDKIMHTSIPLGDGRLMGCDAPPDSSTPIGGFQVSVESKDEAEVKRIYEALKEGGSVQMAMAPTFWSSLFGMCTDKFGVAWMVGMPGVEQG from the coding sequence ATGCAAATGAATGTTCACTTGAATTTTCAGGGAAATTGCGCAGAGGCATTTGATTTCTACAAGAAGATCTTCGGCGCAAAGGATGCCTTTGCCATGAAGTACGGCGAGGCACCTCAAGGAATGCCGATACCGCCTAATTGGAAAGACAAAATCATGCACACGTCGATTCCACTGGGCGATGGGCGACTGATGGGCTGCGATGCCCCACCGGATAGCTCCACACCCATCGGAGGCTTTCAAGTCTCGGTGGAGTCAAAGGACGAAGCCGAAGTGAAGCGCATCTATGAGGCTCTCAAAGAAGGTGGCAGCGTTCAGATGGCGATGGCACCTACGTTCTGGTCGTCCTTGTTCGGCATGTGTACCGACAAGTTCGGCGTAGCGTGGATGGTCGGAATGCCTGGTGTTGAGCAGGGATAA
- a CDS encoding SRPBCC family protein yields the protein MSTAAMTQAQNGLEPFKDYELKITRVFDAPRELVWEAWTDPAMQMKWMGPRGFTTIELDMPKTPGAPWRRTMEGFVPATGALVQLKQHGTVREVKPPELLVFSFAWDVPSDVGLSNMDFEENTVTVRLEEKGNKTVMTFTQGPFLSSSACDGHTGGWNSAFDKFAEFLAAEQPGRIPDANDVPTELHLRRFFEAPRDLVFAAWTTPEMLAEWWAPKSFTVPRCEFEGRGGGKIYLEMKAPDGTVYPMSGRVVEFYAPYRFHFTATPLDKDGNAIFETWNSVFLEEKNGGTELTLDVHVRSMTEVAPMYLRGMKEGWSQSLEKLAQLLKRQ from the coding sequence ATGAGTACAGCAGCGATGACGCAGGCACAGAATGGATTGGAGCCCTTCAAGGACTATGAGCTGAAGATCACGCGCGTCTTCGATGCGCCTCGTGAGTTGGTGTGGGAGGCATGGACCGATCCTGCAATGCAGATGAAGTGGATGGGACCACGAGGGTTCACCACCATCGAGCTCGACATGCCAAAGACCCCCGGTGCGCCTTGGCGGCGAACCATGGAGGGCTTTGTGCCGGCAACCGGCGCTTTAGTGCAGTTGAAGCAGCATGGAACAGTCCGCGAAGTAAAGCCGCCGGAACTCCTGGTCTTCTCCTTTGCGTGGGACGTCCCGAGCGACGTTGGGTTGAGCAACATGGACTTTGAGGAAAACACCGTTACGGTGCGGCTGGAAGAAAAAGGCAACAAGACCGTGATGACATTCACACAAGGGCCTTTCCTGAGTTCTAGCGCATGCGACGGGCACACCGGCGGCTGGAACAGTGCATTCGATAAGTTCGCGGAGTTCCTGGCGGCTGAGCAGCCGGGACGTATACCCGACGCAAATGATGTGCCGACAGAACTGCATCTACGCCGCTTTTTTGAAGCGCCGCGCGATCTTGTATTCGCTGCCTGGACCACGCCCGAGATGCTTGCCGAGTGGTGGGCACCCAAGAGCTTTACTGTCCCACGCTGTGAGTTTGAAGGCAGAGGCGGCGGAAAGATTTATCTCGAGATGAAAGCTCCGGACGGAACCGTGTATCCCATGTCCGGCCGAGTGGTAGAGTTTTACGCGCCCTACCGTTTTCACTTTACGGCAACGCCGCTCGATAAAGATGGCAACGCGATCTTTGAAACCTGGAACTCAGTGTTCCTCGAAGAGAAGAATGGGGGAACCGAGCTGACTCTGGATGTACACGTTAGGAGCATGACGGAAGTAGCTCCAATGTATCTGAGAGGAATGAAGGAAGGCTGGAGCCAGAGCCTGGAGAAGTTGGCGCAGCTGCTGAAAAGACAGTAA
- a CDS encoding ArsR/SmtB family transcription factor → MNESNLDATFAALADPTRRAILARLALGETSVTELAKPFEMSMPAISKHLKVLEKAGLIDRGRDAQTRPARLNPAALKTAAAWIDEYRRFWEESFDRLDAYLQRLQANKASEKENKRKTTAKKEKS, encoded by the coding sequence ATGAACGAATCAAATTTAGACGCGACATTCGCAGCACTGGCCGATCCAACAAGACGTGCAATCCTTGCTCGGCTTGCACTCGGCGAGACTTCGGTGACAGAGCTGGCCAAGCCGTTTGAAATGTCGATGCCTGCGATCTCCAAGCACCTCAAAGTGCTGGAGAAAGCCGGTCTCATCGACCGTGGCCGCGACGCACAAACCAGGCCGGCTCGGCTAAACCCAGCGGCGTTGAAGACCGCTGCCGCTTGGATCGATGAGTACAGAAGGTTTTGGGAAGAGAGCTTCGACCGCCTCGACGCATATCTGCAGAGACTGCAAGCGAATAAGGCAAGCGAGAAAGAGAACAAGCGCAAGACTACAGCGAAAAAGGAGAAATCGTAA
- a CDS encoding glycoside hydrolase family 32 protein — protein sequence MKKISVSGTRREFLSSAVLMTAASFLPCKIDAQEVTEGDSGLEAKLAKDPMRPQFHLLPAANWMNDPNGPIYFNGRYHMFCQYNPHAAVWGDMSWYHSMSPDMIHWTHLPIAFTPTSNGPDAYGCFSGSAIAVGHRVYVVYTGTVESTPDKATIRDGENRIQESQCLAWSDDPRLIQWTKEPEPIVPLPPPGIKITGFRDPSAWKQGDWYYMTVGSGVANVGGCVLLYRSKDMKRWEYMHQVATGTWTGKHTSNPCDDGEMWECPELFALDGGHVLIYSTEGKVFWQSGKLDSETMLFHSAKTGLLDLGAFYAPKSQLDANGQRILWGWIPERRPEAEYKAAGWAGMMSLPRVLHLDQDCTLRMQILPALATLRSASPVLPENHGKGIEFTLQKASGEVLCTALRGAEAFDFVMQNSSDKSELLHVTYDPLKHAFLVDNKEIVLELGDVPQLHAYVDGSVIEVIMSQRAGYTKRFYYSQAMIPDIKVRVIGGTQITANAWKIDPISTNRLTTPS from the coding sequence ATGAAGAAGATATCTGTTTCAGGTACAAGGCGAGAGTTCCTGTCTTCGGCGGTACTGATGACTGCTGCGTCGTTTCTGCCTTGCAAAATCGATGCGCAAGAGGTGACAGAAGGCGATAGTGGCTTGGAGGCAAAGCTAGCCAAAGATCCCATGCGCCCGCAGTTCCATCTGTTACCTGCGGCCAACTGGATGAACGATCCTAACGGGCCGATCTATTTCAACGGTCGTTATCACATGTTCTGCCAATATAATCCGCACGCTGCGGTGTGGGGAGACATGAGTTGGTATCACTCGATGAGTCCGGACATGATTCACTGGACGCATCTGCCAATTGCATTCACCCCAACGTCGAATGGCCCAGACGCCTATGGTTGCTTTTCGGGTTCTGCAATCGCTGTAGGTCATCGTGTCTACGTTGTTTATACAGGCACGGTTGAGAGCACACCCGACAAGGCCACGATTCGTGATGGTGAAAACAGAATTCAGGAATCGCAATGTCTGGCGTGGTCCGATGATCCGAGGCTAATCCAGTGGACCAAAGAGCCTGAGCCCATCGTTCCTCTTCCTCCACCAGGGATCAAGATTACCGGCTTCCGCGATCCTTCAGCATGGAAGCAGGGCGACTGGTACTACATGACAGTGGGCTCCGGCGTTGCTAACGTAGGCGGTTGTGTATTGCTATATCGTTCCAAAGATATGAAACGCTGGGAGTACATGCACCAGGTGGCAACGGGCACATGGACTGGAAAGCATACATCAAATCCATGCGACGATGGCGAGATGTGGGAGTGCCCCGAGCTGTTCGCCCTCGATGGAGGTCATGTCTTGATTTATTCCACGGAGGGAAAGGTCTTCTGGCAATCGGGAAAGCTCGATTCAGAAACCATGCTCTTCCATTCGGCGAAGACAGGGCTGCTCGATCTTGGCGCCTTCTATGCTCCGAAGTCCCAGCTCGACGCCAATGGCCAACGTATTCTCTGGGGATGGATCCCAGAGCGAAGACCGGAGGCAGAATACAAGGCTGCCGGATGGGCAGGGATGATGAGTCTACCGCGCGTGTTGCATCTTGATCAGGACTGCACTCTCAGAATGCAGATTCTTCCAGCCCTCGCTACTCTGCGATCAGCATCGCCTGTGCTGCCTGAGAATCACGGCAAGGGGATCGAATTCACGCTTCAGAAGGCCTCGGGAGAGGTATTGTGCACCGCGCTCCGAGGTGCGGAAGCGTTCGACTTTGTTATGCAAAATTCAAGCGACAAGAGTGAGCTGCTCCATGTCACTTATGATCCTCTAAAACACGCTTTTCTTGTCGACAATAAAGAAATTGTTTTGGAGCTTGGGGACGTCCCGCAGTTACATGCCTACGTCGATGGCTCGGTCATCGAAGTAATTATGAGTCAGCGCGCAGGGTATACCAAACGCTTTTACTATTCGCAGGCGATGATACCTGACATTAAAGTTCGTGTTATCGGCGGAACCCAAATAACAGCTAACGCCTGGAAGATCGATCCCATCTCGACCAATCGGCTTACGACGCCATCGTAA